From the genome of Gorilla gorilla gorilla isolate KB3781 chromosome 4, NHGRI_mGorGor1-v2.1_pri, whole genome shotgun sequence:
atttttaaaacccaAACCTTCAACACACTGCCCCCGCATCCCCCAAGAATTAATCTATTACTGGAGAGGAAACTTCTCATATAtccttatttttccatttctctattgTAAATGTTAGTCACACAATCACCTGTTAAGAGCCCACAAATGCTCAATCACACTTACGCATATTTGCTTTGTCTTTTGACATAGCTGCCACAGCATCTTCATGAGTTGCGAACTCGACATCTGCTTCACCAGTTACTCTGCCATCAGGACCAATTTCAATGTGTACTCTCACAGGATTGAGCGGTGAAAAAAACTACAACACAAGGCATTTCAAAGAATTAAATCAACTTTCTAatgttacaaaaaaaaactaaagatttCTAACATAGTGCTCACATTTATAGAATAAGGCTTTTACTGCCATACTGAAATATTGACTTGTGAGTTCATCTCACACTTACATTATAAATGTCATTCTCAGTAGCTCTGTAAGGTAATCCCCGCATGTGTACACAGTGTCCTGTTGTGCTCTGGAAAGTAGAGCCACCATCCCCGTATCTGTGATCAGACATTCCTGAAAAACAGTAATTGAGGTCTAGATGGACAAGAGTGTAAGCATCCTTCAACTGAGAAATTCAATTCTTACCTTACCTCTTCCAAATCTATCTGACCCAAATCCATAGCCATCATTATAGCCATTGTAATCATCATAGCCTCCATAGCCTGAAAGACAAAGTACAATCAATCAAATAAAACACCTAGACAAAGGAACAGACGACATGCCGAACCTTACGAATCCTCACGTACCTCCACCATAAGCACCACGCCTCATCCTCTCAAAGCCAGCTCCTCTGCCAATGCTGTTATACCCTCTACCAGCCCCAGGTCTGTCATAAGGACCTGGCCGCTGCATGGCCATAAGCTTTCGTGGTGGATCATAGTGAGTTCTAACTTCAGCTCTACTGCTCTTAAAGATTTCAATATACCTAAAGCATTGTTCATAAGGAAGGggtagggaagggagagaaaacatTAGTTCATTTTATACAGGTATTTAGTTATACAAGAAAACAATCTAGTCATAGCCATGAAACTGACTATTATTTAAAGCCAGATTTCTTATATTTGCATAGGCAATGACCAGAaattcactcaataaatagtaaGACAATGTaaactttatagaaaaaaaaaaaaaactcactccTCTGAGGCAGAGCCCAACCTTAGGGGTAGAGAGGAGTActgtaaataaatgttttaggaGGGAAATAATTCCACTCAACTTTCAACATTTCAAGTCTTAAATCCATTGGCAGCATGTATAGCAAGTGGGCTAAAAAGCCAGCCTCCACCAACAGTCCAGCCCACACTACACATTTCCTTTCGCCAATAAATACCCCAGCCTATGCTTTTAGTAAGAATCAGCATAGGTAAGCGCATGCTTCAATGAAAAATAGTCAcaagcaaagagaataaaaccttTTGTGACAATTTCTTGAAAGCTATGCTTATTAATACTATGCAGAATATTTATATACAGCAAGAAAAAGTTTGTTGCATTTCAACTTTAAAAACAAGATCAGAaagtatcacattttcttatGGTAATATTAATTTACTCTAGGTGGGTGTTATTACAGCTAAAGCCAGgtttgcattaattttttaaagccataGTCTCTCAACTCTATTGATTGGGGTTAATAAGACTCACAAAATTGTCAAGTAGACCAATTAACTAGGGACAAATTTTAAACCTAAAATTTAGTTTGCGTGTAACATGGGACACAAGAAAAGTCTGGAAATCATGGCAAAACATCAATTACCTAGGACTACAAaacattaatttcttcttttaagcAGAGAGAATATGGATTTAATTGTTTACCATAAGAAAAGTGACATATCCAACCAACCATCCATCCCCACCTGTGCCCTATTCTTTCCTTGTGTTTCTTTAGAGCCTTTTCAGCTATTTCCTGTGAAGCAAACTGCACGAAGGCCTCCCCCGTACTCCTCCCCTGGAAGTCCACCGGCAATGTTATCCCATTTGGCACGATTTCCAACCCTTCAACCCAAGGACAAATAACCCCAGTAGGGGGGCAATATTAACATCACAAGCCCAGAAATGATTCTTCTTATAGCTTTAAATAAACCAGAATTTTTAACTTTAGGTGAATGGTATGCTTTCAACAAGTACTCTTTAAATATGCATTGCAATAATATGAAGTTCCATTATTATAAAGTATAACTATTCTTAACACACCCATGGTgcagtatatatttaaaaaaccttgCTGAACACAGGATGCATTAAGAATTCAACAACTTAAGAACACATATCTATGCAACTTAATGTTGAGAATTATACAATTCAATTAAGTTTTAAGCATTAAATAACAGTTTTACTAAATTCAAAACACCTTTTAcctcattttatatttcaatGCTTTAAAGTTATTGGaacttcaagtttttaaaaaggtatacaTTTAcaacatttcatataaaaactgaaaCATTAAATTATAATTGACAAACACAACAATCTAAACTTTCAACAAAACTGATCTACACAGCACAATCATGCATGCTTATGCTCTAACAGTAGTTATGATTCACTTCTGGAAATTCCGTCTATGAAAAATCCTTTCCGTGGATACATTCCCAAGCTTACAAAAAGGACTTAAAGCACTTTCCTAGAAGATATGAAATTATGTTCATATTTAACGTTGACAGATAGCATTCAATTCTCACCAATTTagtgtcaaaacaaaacagacttgattttaaaaattctgacatTAGGACTCGATACATGTATCAATTTTTAACATACGACACTAAACCATGAAAGGATTTCTTGCTTCCAGTGTATCACATCATAAACATTAATACTTAAAATATACGATATCTTATCTAACATTGTTAAACATGCAATCTTATCAGCTCTTCAgcataaaaacattcaaatactTTAGGCCCAGGAACAATTTCAAAACACTTATTTCAGATACTGAGACTACAAGCATTCAAACTACTCTCACTACATCTGATTTTCAGTAAGTTTATACCACACAGGTTAAACCAAGTCTTTCATAAACCGACTTTTGCATTAAAGAGAATTAGACCATTAGATGCTTCTGGTCACATGACCCAAATATGTGTCTCTTGCAACACAGACACTTGCCATAATTTACAACAACCTAATTCATCGCACTTATCTGCTGGTAAAGGGATCTTACCTTTAACTTGAGGTACTTAGCTGGACACCAATGTGAGGAAAGTAGTTAAGCTGTTGAGGGCAATCCTCAATGAAAGATCTACTCTGAACTATAATACTAAATATAGGCAAAGTTAACATTTTGGAAGTACTTCATTTCCACCTTTAAGATGGGCTTAAATTATTTGAAGGTCTCTAGGAAGAAAACATTAATTCATTGGCAATTTACAACCTATTGAAATACCTAAGCTACTCAACTTTAACGTCTATTAAATCACCTTGCCATAAGCTAGCCAAAACTCACTGCTCAGCAACAAACATGACTACATACCTGAGAAGAACTGAACAATTTCTTCCTTGCTACATCCAAAGGGAAGTCCTCTAAGCCGTACAAAGCCATCATTGGCCGTGTCAGGACTATTTGGACCAGTATGCTTCAACACCCAATCCATTTCAACGTTGTTTGACTTGAATACTGAAAGAGGTGCTTAGAATTAGTCACTTTTGGAAAATGAGATAACAAAGTTCAGACTTCCTGGGTCTTTAGATAAGCTAGGAAGAGCTGCCACAAACTCCCTTAGATGACCATTTCCATGCAGTCAAATACCTAAAATTCAGAAGGGGTAAGACCTCTATTGTTTAATGCTTTATTTACTGTAACTAGGGCAATGTAAATCAAACCTTCAACATATCTGTGTCCCAtagtttctctgtcttttttcagGGCCAATTTGACTTCATCTTCTGATTCAAGTTCAACAAAAGCCTCGCCACTTGGTCTGCCTTCTCTGGTGTAGATGAAACGAATACCTTGAGCCCCATTTTGAATTTTGCAGTCTGGAAAGAAAACAACCGTTAATACAGaatttaaaacctaaaaccaCCTCTGGGTGACGCAGATGAAATGTCTATTCCATGTTCCCACTACAAATTACGTAACTTGTGAAGCCTATATATACTGACCACGATATTACCAACTCCTAAaactccaattaaaaaaaaaaaacctcattccCAAGGTGATATATTTCCAACCCATCAACAACATACAATATTCAAAGCAGTTTCAGAATGAATTTATCTCTTTAGTCCTTGCTACTCATGTCTACATCACACATCTTTTATCAATTTCTCAGAAGATTATCAAGCCTGGACTTTGTGACTTTACGGCTAACATACTTCGTTGCGAGCTGTTTTGGTCTGGCGCATTTATCCGTTTTACCTTACCAGCAGCCACATTACGGTTTCTCATTCAAATACAAATTACAAGCCCAATACTCACCTGAAAGGGGATCAGTGTTACCAAGCTAAAATGCTCCAAGTTGCACAGCTGAAGCCAAACCCAGTGTTGCCCCCTGCAAGGCGGCTTCCAGCGTACTTGGTTCTTGTTTTACAGGTCGCTTTCCGTTACCAACGCTAAATTCAGATAGTAAGTCAATACTACAAACGTCTTGCCAAAAGCTGTTAATTTCATCCA
Proteins encoded in this window:
- the HNRNPH1 gene encoding heterogeneous nuclear ribonucleoprotein H isoform X1, with the translated sequence MMLGTEGGEGFVVKVRGLPWSCSADEVQRFFSDCKIQNGAQGIRFIYTREGRPSGEAFVELESEDEVKLALKKDRETMGHRYVEVFKSNNVEMDWVLKHTGPNSPDTANDGFVRLRGLPFGCSKEEIVQFFSGLEIVPNGITLPVDFQGRSTGEAFVQFASQEIAEKALKKHKERIGHRYIEIFKSSRAEVRTHYDPPRKLMAMQRPGPYDRPGAGRGYNSIGRGAGFERMRRGAYGGGYGGYDDYNGYNDGYGFGSDRFGRDLNYCFSGMSDHRYGDGGSTFQSTTGHCVHMRGLPYRATENDIYNFFSPLNPVRVHIEIGPDGRVTGEADVEFATHEDAVAAMSKDKANMQHRYVELFLNSTAGASGGAYEHRYVELFLNSTAGASGGAYGSQMMGGMGLSNQSSYGGPASQQLSGGYGGGYGGQSSMSGYGNQGAVNSSYYSSGSRASMGVNGMGGMSSMSSMSGGWGM
- the HNRNPH1 gene encoding heterogeneous nuclear ribonucleoprotein H isoform X3; translation: MMLGTEGGEGFVVKVRGLPWSCSADEVQRFFSDCKIQNGAQGIRFIYTREGRPSGEAFVELESEDEVKLALKKDRETMGHRYVEVFKSNNVEMDWVLKHTGPNSPDTANDGFVRLRGLPFGCSKEEIVQFFSGLEIVPNGITLPVDFQGRSTGEAFVQFASQEIAEKALKKHKERIGHRYIEIFKSSRAEVRTHYDPPRKLMAMQRPGPYDRPGAGRGYNSIGRGAGFERMRRGAYGGGYGGYDDYNGYNDGYGFGSDRFGRDLNYCFSGMSDHRYGDGGSTFQSTTGHCVHMRGLPYRATENDIYNFFSPLNPVRVHIEIGPDGRVTGEADVEFATHEDAVAAMSKDKANMQHRYVELFLNSTAGASGGAYGSQMLGGMGLSNQSSYGGPASQQLSGGYGGGYGGQSSMSGYGNQGAVNSSYYSSGSRASMGVNGMGGMSSMSSMSGGWGM
- the HNRNPH1 gene encoding heterogeneous nuclear ribonucleoprotein H isoform X5 — protein: MMLGTEGGEGFVVKVRGLPWSCSADEVQRFFSDCKIQNGAQGIRFIYTREGRPSGEAFVELESEDEVKLALKKDRETMGHRYVEVFKSNNVEMDWVLKHTGPNSPDTANDGFVRLRGLPFGCSKEEIVQFFSGLEIVPNGITLPVDFQGRSTGEAFVQFASQEIAEKALKKHKERIGHRYIEIFKSSRAEVRTHYDPPRKLMAMQRPGPYDRPGAGRGYNSIGRGAGFERMRRGAYGGGYGGYDDYNGYNDGYGFGSDRFGRDLNYCFSGMSDHRYGDGGSTFQSTTGHCVHMRGLPYRATENDIYNFFSPLNPVRVHIEIGPDGRVTGEADVEFATHEDAVAAMSKDKANMQHRYVELFLNSTAGASGGAYEHRYVELFLNSTAGASGGAYANQSSYGGPASQQLSGGYGGGYGGQSSMSGYDQVLQENSSDFQSNIA
- the HNRNPH1 gene encoding heterogeneous nuclear ribonucleoprotein H isoform X7, which translates into the protein MGHRYVEVFKSNNVEMDWVLKHTGPNSPDTANDGFVRLRGLPFGCSKEEIVQFFSGLEIVPNGITLPVDFQGRSTGEAFVQFASQEIAEKALKKHKERIGHRYIEIFKSSRAEVRTHYDPPRKLMAMQRPGPYDRPGAGRGYNSIGRGAGFERMRRGAYGGGYGGYDDYNGYNDGYGFGSDRFGRDLNYCFSGMSDHRYGDGGSTFQSTTGHCVHMRGLPYRATENDIYNFFSPLNPVRVHIEIGPDGRVTGEADVEFATHEDAVAAMSKDKANMQHRYVELFLNSTAGASGGAYEHRYVELFLNSTAGASGGAYGSQMMGGMGLSNQSSYGGPASQQLSGGYGGGYGGQSSMSGYGNQGAVNSSYYSSGSRASMGVNGMGGMSSMSSMSGGWGM
- the HNRNPH1 gene encoding heterogeneous nuclear ribonucleoprotein H isoform X8, translating into MAMQRPGPYDRPGAGRGYNSIGRGAGFERMRRGAYGGGYGGYDDYNGYNDGYGFGSDRFGRDLNYCFSGMSDHRYGDGGSTFQSTTGHCVHMRGLPYRATENDIYNFFSPLNPVRVHIEIGPDGRVTGEADVEFATHEDAVAAMSKDKANMQHRYVELFLNSTAGASGGAYEHRYVELFLNSTAGASGGAYGSQMMGGMGLSNQSSYGGPASQQLSGGYGGGYGGQSSMSGYGNQGAVNSSYYSSGSRASMGVNGMGGMSSMSSMSGGWGM
- the HNRNPH1 gene encoding heterogeneous nuclear ribonucleoprotein H isoform X2, which codes for MMLGTEGGEGFVVKVRGLPWSCSADEVQRFFSDCKIQNGAQGIRFIYTREGRPSGEAFVELESEDEVKLALKKDRETMGHRYVEVFKSNNVEMDWVLKHTGPNSPDTANDGFVRLRGLPFGCSKEEIVQFFSGLEIVPNGITLPVDFQGRSTGEAFVQFASQEIAEKALKKHKERIGHRYIEIFKSSRAEVRTHYDPPRKLMAMQRPGPYDRPGAGRGYNSIGRGAGFERMRRGAYGGGYGGYDDYNGYNDGYGFGSDRFGRDLNYCFSGMSDHRYGDGGSTFQSTTGHCVHMRGLPYRATENDIYNFFSPLNPVRVHIEIGPDGRVTGEADVEFATHEDAVAAMSKDKANMQHRYVELFLNSTAGASGGAYEHRYVELFLNSTAGASGGAYANQSSYGGPASQQLSGGYGGGYGGQSSMSGYGNQGAVNSSYYSSGSRASMGVNGMGGMSSMSSMSGGWGM
- the HNRNPH1 gene encoding heterogeneous nuclear ribonucleoprotein H isoform X6, translating into MMLGTEGGEGFVVKVRGLPWSCSADEVQRFFSDCKIQNGAQGIRFIYTREGRPSGEAFVELESEDEVKLALKKDRETMGHRYVEVFKSNNVEMDWVLKHTGPNSPDTANDGFVRLRGLPFGCSKEEIVQFFSGLEIVPNGITLPVDFQGRSTGEAFVQFASQEIAEKALKKHKERIGHRYIEIFKSSRAEVRTHYDPPRKLMAMQRPGPYDRPGAGRGYNSIGRGAGFERMRRGAYGGGYGGYDDYNGYNDGYGFGSDRFGRDLNYCFSGMSDHRYGDGGSTFQSTTGHCVHMRGLPYRATENDIYNFFSPLNPVRVHIEIGPDGRVTGEADVEFATHEDAVAAMSKDKANMQHRYVELFLNSTAGASGGAYGSQMLGGMGLSNQSSYGGPASQQLSGGYGGGYGGQSSMSGYDQVLQENSSDFQSNIA
- the HNRNPH1 gene encoding heterogeneous nuclear ribonucleoprotein H isoform X4, translated to MMLGTEGGEGFVVKVRGLPWSCSADEVQRFFSDCKIQNGAQGIRFIYTREGRPSGEAFVELESEDEVKLALKKDRETMGHRYVEVFKSNNVEMDWVLKHTGPNSPDTANDGFVRLRGLPFGCSKEEIVQFFSGLEIVPNGITLPVDFQGRSTGEAFVQFASQEIAEKALKKHKERIGHRYIEIFKSSRAEVRTHYDPPRKLMAMQRPGPYDRPGAGRGYNSIGRGAGFERMRRGAYGGGYGGYDDYNGYNDGYGFGSDRFGRDLNYCFSGMSDHRYGDGGSTFQSTTGHCVHMRGLPYRATENDIYNFFSPLNPVRVHIEIGPDGRVTGEADVEFATHEDAVAAMSKDKANMQHRYVELFLNSTAGASGGAYEHRYVELFLNSTAGASGGAYGSQMMGGMGLSNQSSYGGPASQQLSGGYGGGYGGQSSMSGYDQVLQENSSDFQSNIA